CGCCTGGTCGTCGCCTTCTATCGCGGGCGCTGGTGCCCCTACTGCGTGGCTCAGCTGGAGGCCCTGCGCGACATCGCGCCTGAGATCCAGGCCCGCGGGGCGTCGCTGATCGCCATCTCCCCGCAGACGGTGCAGCAATCCGGCTTCGCCGCCGAGCAGCACGAACTGCGCTTCCCGGTGCTGAGCGACGCCTCGAATCGCGTGGCCCGGCAGTTCGGCGTAGCTACTTCGCTGCCCGAATACCTGCAGGAGCATTACAAGCGCGTCTTCATCAACCTGCCGCACTGCAACGGGGACACGAGCTGGGAGCTGCCCCTGCCCGCGACCTTCGTCCTGGAGCGCGACGGCCGGGTGCTGTGGCGCTGGGCCGACGCCGACTTCCGCCGCCGCGCCGAGCCCGCCGCCATCCTCGAAGCGCTCAGCGCCTAGCCTCGTCGCTCAGGCACACCAGCGCCGCCATGGCATAGATCAGCAGCGGCCCCACGTCGTACTCTCCGTGCAGCAGGTGGATCGCCGCCGCCAGCGCGAAGATCCCCAGCAGCAAGTAGCCGCCCACCAGCCGGGCGGCGGGCAGCAGGAAGAGTAGCGCCGCCACCGCTTCGCTGATGCCGAGCGCAGGCCGCAGCCAGAGCGGCAGTCCCGTGTGGGCAAACGAGCGAGCAGCCGCGGAGGAGAACGCGAAGCGGCAACTCTCCACCAGCACCACCAGGCCCAGCACCCAGCGCAGTCCCGGAACTGCCAATGGCGCGACACGCGGGTTCATCGGCCGGGCGCCTCCTTCTGGGGGGATTGGCTCTCGATCAGGCGATGGCTGGCGCGGGCATCCAGGTCCAGA
The sequence above is drawn from the Terriglobales bacterium genome and encodes:
- a CDS encoding peroxiredoxin-like family protein, coding for RLVVAFYRGRWCPYCVAQLEALRDIAPEIQARGASLIAISPQTVQQSGFAAEQHELRFPVLSDASNRVARQFGVATSLPEYLQEHYKRVFINLPHCNGDTSWELPLPATFVLERDGRVLWRWADADFRRRAEPAAILEALSA
- a CDS encoding DoxX family protein; the protein is MNPRVAPLAVPGLRWVLGLVVLVESCRFAFSSAAARSFAHTGLPLWLRPALGISEAVAALLFLLPAARLVGGYLLLGIFALAAAIHLLHGEYDVGPLLIYAMAALVCLSDEARR